A stretch of DNA from Sporichthyaceae bacterium:
GTCGACCCGAGCACCGTCCGGATCGACCTGAAGACTCCGACGCCCTACCTGCTCGCTGAACTGGGCGGATTCAAGGGCACCGCGATTCTGCCCGCCGGGATCGACAAGCGACTGGATCTGGCCCGCCAGACCGACGGCACCGGGCCGTTCCAGTTGGCGCGGCAGACCGCGGCCGGGATCACGCTGGTGCCGTTCCGGCGCTACTGGGGCGCCGGTCCGTTCGTGTCCTCGGTGGAGTTCCGCTTCGTCTCCGAGCCGACCACCGCGCTGGTCTCGTTGCAGACCGGCGAGGTCGACTGGACGGACAACGTCCCGCCGCAGCAGGTCGCCGACCTCGAGCATGACGAGCACGTGCGACTGGGCCAGGTGCCCAGCCTCGACTACTGGTACCTGGCGCCGAACTTCGCCCGCCCGCCGTTCGACGACCCACGGGTGCGCCGGGCGATCGCGCTCGGCGTGGACCGCCCGGCGATCGCCGAGGCCGCGCAACCGGGGCTGGCCCAGGTGCTGCAGACCGCGATCCCGGCCGGCAACGCCTGGCACTCCGACTACGCCCCCTACACTCGCGACCTGCCGCAGGCCCGGGCGCTGCTGGGCGCCGCCGGGCACCCGCATCTGACGATGAACGTGATGGTCACCACGCAGTATCCGGAGACCGTGCAGGCGGCCGAGGTGATCGCGGCGAACCTGCACGAGATCGGGATCGACGTGAAGGTCGACGTCGAGCAGTTCGCGACCTGGCTGGACCGCGAGTCCAAGGGCGACTTCGACACCTACCTGCTCGGCTGGCTCGGCAACATCGACCCGTTCGACTTCTACCAGGCGCAGCAGACCTGCGGCGGTGTCGACAACTTCGGCAGGTACTGCGACCACGCCACCGACGACGTGCTGAACGCCGCGGCGACCGAGACGGACCCGGGCCGCCGGCACGACCTCTACGACCAGGCCGCACACCGGATCGTCGATGCGAACAGCTACATCTACCTGTACAGCCCGCGGGTCGTGCAGGCCTGGTCGCCGAAACTGACTGGGTATCAGATCCGGCCGGACCGCGCGGTGGACTTCGAGACCGTCCGGCTGGCGAAGTGACGCGCGGCTTCCTCGCCCGCCGCCTGGCCGCGACCCTGGCCGTGCTGCTCGGCGTCAGCGTCGGGGTGTTCGCGATCGTGCACGTGGTGCCGGGCGACCCGGTCCGGCTGGCGTTGGGCACCCGGTTCGACCCGCAGACCTACGCCGCCCTGCGGGCTCGCGCCGGGTTGGACCGGCCCTTGCTCTCGCAGTACTTCCACTGGCTGATCGGCTTGCTGCACGGCGATCTGGGGATCAGCTTCCGCAGCGAGGAACCGGTCGCGGACGTGATCGGGGGACGGTTGCCGGCCACGGTCTCGCTGGCCGTGGCCGCGGTTCTGGTGGCCGCACTGATCGCGGTTCCGCTCGGGCTGGCCTCGGCGCTGCGGCCGCGTTCGGCCCTCGACCGGGTGGCCTCGGTGCTCAGCCAGGTCGGGATCTCGGTGCCGGACTTCTGGCTCGGCATCCTCACGATCCTCCTGCTGGCCGGGCACCTGCGCTGGTTGCCGGCCGGCGGCTACGTCCCGCTGACCCGGGACCCCACGCGCTGGGCACGCCATCTGGTGCTGCCGGCGGTCTGCGTCGGCGTGGTCTCCGGCGCGGTGCTGACGCGGTTCGTGCGCGCCGCCGCCCTGGACGTGCTGGGGGAGGACCACGTCCGAACCGCCCGCGCCAAAGGCCTTTCCGAGGCCACCGTGGTGCGCCGACACGTGCTGCGCAATGCGAGTGTCCCGGTGCTCACCGTCGCCGGGGTGCAGTTGGCCTACCTGCTGTCCGGGGTCGTGGTGGTGGAGATCGTGTTCTCCTGGAACGGGTTGGGCCAGTTGGCGCTGCAGTCCGTGCAGTCCCGCGACTATCCGGTGCTGCAGGGCGCGGTGCTGCTGTTCGCGGTGGTCTTCCTGGCCGTCAACCTCGTGGTGGACGTACTCTACGCGGTGCTCGACCCACGGATCTCGTTGCGATGAGCCGAAGTCCGGTCGCGGCCGTGGTCCGCGAGCCCTTGGGCGCCGCCGGGGCGGCGGTCCTGATGCTTTTCGTGGCGGCCGGGGTGTTCGGGTCGGTCTTCGCGCCGTACTCGGCGACCGGTGTCGACGTGGTGTCCGGACGGCTGTCCGCGCCCTCGTGGGCGCATCCGTTCGGCACCGACCAACTCGGGCGCGACGTGCTGTCGCGGGTGTTGATCGGCGCGGGCGCGTCGTTGCGGGTCGCGGTGCCGGCGGTGGCGTTCGCCGCGGCGCTCGGCGTGAGTGCAGGCCTGGTCGCGGGCTACCGGCGCGGCTGGTTGGACGCCGTGCTGATGCGCGCGATGGACGTGCTGTTCGCGTTCCCGGCGATCCTGCTGGCGATCGCGATCCTCGCGGTCCGCGGCCCCGGGCCGACCAATGCGGCGGCCGCGATCGGCGTCGTCTACACACCGATCTTCGCCCGCATCGCCCGAGCCGGCGCGCTCTCGGTGCGGGAGTCCGGCTACGTGCGGGCCGCCCGGTCGACCGGCGCCGGCGACGGTCGGATCCTGCTGCGGCACGTGCTGCCGAACGTCGCCGGTCCGGTGATCGTGCAGGTCTCGGTGAGCCTGGCGTTCGCACTGCTGGCCGAGGCGGCGTTGTCGTTCCTCGGGCTGGGAACTCAGCCGCCGCACCCGTCGTGGGGCGGGATGCTGTCCGACGGCCGGGACTACATGGCGCAGGCGTGGTGGATGGCGGCGTTCCCGGGGCTGGCCATCGTGCTGGTCGTGCTGGCCTGCAACCTGCTCGGCGACGCGCTTCGGGATGCGCTCGACCCCCGGGAGCGGACCTCGTGACCGCCGCGCCGGCGCTGGCCGTTCGCGACCTGGTCGTGGAGTTCGCCACCGAGCGCGGCCCGGCGCGGGCCGTGGACGGGGTCAGCTGGGACGTCCGGCCAGGTGAAACTCTCGCTGTCGTCGGAGAATCCGGCTGCGGCAAGAGCGTCGGAGCGCTCGCGGTCCTCGGCCTGCTGCCGGCCCGCGGGACCACCGTGCGAGGCCGGGTCGAGTTCGCCGGCACTGACCTGCTCACGGCATCGCCGGAGGAGTTGCGGGCGATCCGGGGCCGGGGCATCGCGATGGTGTTCCAGGACCCGATGACCGCGCTGAACCCGATGCTGACCATCGGGAGGCAACTGGCCGAGGGGATGCGGTTGCATCTGCGGCTGTCGCGGCGGGCCGCCCGCGACCGCGCCGCCGAACTGCTCGCCGCCGTCGGCGTGCCCGACCCGGTGCAACGACTGGGCTCTCACCCGCACGAGTTGTCCGGCGGGCAGCGGCAACGGGTGCTGATCGCGATGGCGCTGGCGTGCGAGCCGACCGTGCTGATCGCGGACGAACCGACTACCGCGCTCGACGTCACCGTGCAGGCGCAGATCCTCGCCCTCGTCGCGGATCTGCAACACCGGCTGGGAATCGCGCTGGTGTGGATCAGTCACGACCTCGGCGTGGTGGCCGGGATCGCCGACCGGGTCGCGGTGATGTACGCGGGCCGGATCGTCGAGGACGGCCCTCGCGAAACGGTGTATCGGACACCGCGCCACCCCTACACCCGCGCCTTGCTCGACGCCCGGCCCGTGCTCGGCCGACCCCGCGACACCCTCGCGGCGATTCCCGGCCGGCCCCCGGACCCGGCCGACCGCCCACCCGGCTGCGCGTTCCGGCCCCGCTGCCCGGTCGCCGCCGACCCGCGGTGCGCGATGGCCGTGCCCGAGTTGCGCGAGGTGGGCCCGGGCCACCGCGCCGCGGTCTTCTACGACCTGACGGAGCGTCAGACTGCTGGAGCCGGCGATGAGTGAACCACTGCTTGCCGTCGAGGGCCTGCACGTGCACTACCCGGTGCGCGGTCGCCGCGGCGCCGTGCTTCGCGCCGTCGACGGGGTGAGCCTGGCCGTCGAGCGTGGCGAAACCCTCGGTGTGGTCGGCGAATCCGGGTGCGGCAAGTCCACGATGGCGCTGGCGATGCTGCGGCTGATCCCGGCGACCGGCGGGCGGGTCCGGTTCGACGGCACCGAGGTGACCTCGGCGCGGCGCCGGGCGCTGGGCCCGCTGCGCCGGCGCACCGCCGTGGTGTTGCAGGACTCCGCCGGCGCACTCGATCCACGAGCGTCGATCGGTTCGTCGGTGGCCGAACCGCTCGAGGTGCACGGCCTGAACCGCGGGCGTGGGGCCCGGGCCGCGCGGGTGGCGGAGTTGCTGGACCTCGTCGGCCTCGACCCGGGCATCGCCGCGCGGCGCCCGCACCAGCTGTCCGGTGGGCAGCGGCAGCGGGTCGGCATCGCCCGGGCGCTGGCCGCGGGCCCGGAGCTGCTGGTGTGCGACGAACCGGTGGCCTCGCTCGACGTCTCGGTCCAGGCACGCATTCTCAACCTGCTCACCGAACTGACCCGGGACCTGGGCCTGGCCGGGTTGTTCATCGCGCACGATCTGGCGGTCGTCGAGCACATCAGCGATCGGGTGGCCGTGATGTACCTGGGCCGGGTCGTGGAGGTCGGCCCCGCCGCGCGGCTGGCGACCGACCCGTTGCACCCGTACACCCGTGCACTGGTGGCCGCCGTCCCGGATCCGGAGCAGGGACGCGCGCAGGCCCCGCCGCTGGTTGGTGCCGAGGCGGCCGGCGCCGTCGACCTGCCGTCCGGCTGCCGCTTCCGGACCCGTTGCCCGCAAGCGTTCGACCGGTGCGTGCGTGACGACCCGGCGTTGCATGCGGTCGGGGGCGGCAGCGCGGTGGCGTGCCACTTGTTCGCCGCAGACGTGCCCTAGTTGTGCTCGGCCACCGCGGCGCGGACGCAGGCCGCCCGCAGGTGCTTCGACGCCTCGATATGGCCGGCCAGCAGTCGCACGGCCTGGTCGATGTCGCGGGCCAGCACCGCCTCGAGGATCTGCCGGTGTTCCTTGGCCACCGTGCGTTCCTCGGTCTTGGGCAGGGAGCCGGCCCAGGCCCGGTAGAGCTGGTCGGCGTCGCGGATGCCGTCGGCGATCACGCGCAGCCGCCGGTTCGGGCTGGCCGAGAGCAGGGCTTGGTGGTACCGCGCGTGGGCGTCGAGCCACTCGGGGTTGGCCTCGCCGTCCGGGGTGAGCGTCGGGATGCGGGCCATTGTGTGGTGTGCGGCGACGATGGCCGACTCCCAGCTGAGATCGCCGTGCTCGATCGCCTGGCGCACCAGGATTGTCTCGATCGCGACCCGGGCCTCGATCAGGTGGACCAGGTCCTCCTCGGACAACGCGACGACCCGGAAGCCCAGCTGCGGCTCGGCCGAGACCAGTCCTTGCTCGGCCAGCCGGAACAGGACCTCGCGCAGCACGCCGACGCTGGCGTCGTAGCGCCGGCTCAGTTCGCCGAACTGGAGGCGTTGGGTGGGACGCAGTCGCCCGTTGAGGATGTCCGCGCGGAGTCGGGCATAGATCTCGTCGGCCCTGGTGGCCGCCTTGGCGGGCATACGAAAATTCTAACCCACCGATGCTTGGTCCACACGATTTCGAAACTTGCCACTTTATTCGTAATATTGTGAGATGCGGATAAGGCAGACACTGACCTTCGCGTGGGGCGGCATCGCGGCCAACAAGATGCGCTCCATGTTGACCATGCTCGGCATCGTGATCGGCGTCGCCTCGGTGATCACGCTGATCGCGGTCGGCACCGGGTCGCAGGCCGCGGTGCAGGCCTCGATCAGCCGGCTGGGGTCGAACACGCTCTACGTGCTGCCCATGCCGACCGGCAACGGTGGCCACGGCAGCGCGCTGCAGCAGCAGATCCGGCGGATGCTCGGTATCAAGTCCAAGGCGGACAACTCCACCCACGACCAGCTTCCCGAACTGCGCATGGACGACGTCGCCGCGCTGTCCGACCGCAAGCAAGTTCCGGACGTCGCCGCGGCCGCCCCGGTGGTCGTGCTGCACAACGTGGTGACCCTCAACGGCAACTCCTCGCACAGCACCTCGGTCCTGCTCGGTACGACCGCGAACTACTTCAACATCGACGCGGACACGGTCACCGCCGGCCGGATGTTCACCGACGCCGAGAACGCTGCCCACGCGCATGTCGCCGTGGTCGGCATCAGCGTCGCCTCCGACCTGGTCAGCGGAGATCCCTCGGATCTGGTCGGCAAGCCGATCCGCATCGCGGGCCAGCCGTTCACCGTCATCGGCATCCTCGGCTCGAAGGGCTACTCCGGGCAGACCGACCTGGACGACAAGGTCGTGACCCCGATGACCGCGGCGCAGGACGCGCTGTACGGGTACAACCCGACAGGGCTGTCCCCGTTGAGCGCGATCGCCGTAGCGGCGGCCTCGGCCGGGCAGACCAACGCAGCTCAGGCCGAGGTGCAGAACCTGATGGACGAACGCGACCACGTGGACGCGGCGAACAGCCAGGTGATCGTGTTCAACTCGGCGGCGATCCTGTCCGCGTCGAGTTCGTCGAACAAGACGCTGACGATCCTGCTCGCCGCCGTGGCCGGGATCTCGCTGCTGGTCGGCGGAATCGGGGTCATGAACATCATGCTGGTCTCGGTCACCGAGCGGACGCGGGAGATCGGCATCCGCAAGGCCATCGGGGCCCAGGCGCGGGCGATCGTCGGCCAGTTCCTGGCCGAGGCGGTGATCGTCTCGATGGTCGGCGGGCTGATCGGGGTCGGCGTCGGATTCGTCGCGTCCCGCTTCACGATCATCGGCATCCATCCGGTGATCGCGCCCTGGTCCGTTTACCTGGCATTGGCCGTATCCGTGCTGACCGGGCTGTTCTTCGGCCTCTACCCCGCCCAACGCGCTGCTGCCCTACGACCGATCGAGGCCTTGCGTTATGAATGAGTGACGCAGCTTGGGTTGGGGGAACGGTGGCGAGCAGCAGCAATGTGACCATCCGGACGGCCGACGGCGACATGCCGGCCTACCGAGCGACACCGACCGGATCGCCGCGCGGTGGCGTGGTCGTGGTGCAGGAGGCCTTCGGGATCACCAGCCACATCGAGGACGTCGCCGGCCGATTCGCCGCGGCCGGCTACCTGGCCCTGGCCCCGGCGTTGTTCCACCGGCAGGGCTCGCCGGTCCTGTCCTACGCCGACATGGACCCGGTCCGCGACGTGATGGCGAAGCTGACCGGCGAGGGTTTGCGGATGGACGTCGCCGCGACGTTGGCCGCGTTGGCCGCCGACGGTCAACCCGCGCGGCGTTGCGCGGTCGTCGGGTTCTGCATGGGCGGCAGCGTCACGGTCGCGGCGGCCGCGGAGCACGCGCTCGGCGCGGCGGTGACCTTCTACGGTGGCGGCGTGCGCGAGGGCCGGTTCGGGCTGGCTCCGCTGCTCGAACTGGTCGGCGAACTGCATACCCCGTGGCTCGGGCTCTACGGCGACCGCGACACCGGCATCCCGGCCGAGCAGGTCGAGGAACTGCGGGCGGCCGCTGCTGGGTCCGGCGTACCGACCGAGGTCGTCCGGTATCCCGAGGCCCAGCACGGGTTCGGATGCGACGACCGCCCGGCGGTGTTCGATCCGACCGCCTCGGCCGATGCGTGGCAGCGGACCTTTGCATGGTTGGACCAGCACCTGCGCCGATGAGCGAGCTTGCGAGCTCATCAATGAGCACAGTGCACGCCACCGTCGAGCCGCGGCAGTGGTTGCTGGTGCGCCGATGACCGAGACGATCACCCGTCCGGGTCCGCACCGGCACGACGCGGTCGCGCGGTTGCGGGGTGACCGACTGGACCGCCTGCTGGGGTCCGACCCCGGCCTGAACCGACTGCTCGGCGCCGTACACGCCGTGGTCTCGATCAGCCTCGTGCTGATCGTCGAGCGCGTTTTCGTGGCGGTCACCGGTGCGCTGCAGGATTCTGTCGGGCCGGGCACACCCGTGGCGGTGATCGAGGCCAACCACGCCCGACTGGTCGTCGCGCTGATGCTCGGCGCCATGATCTGCATGGTCACGACGCTGTCGGTGGTCGACGCCGGCGCCCGCGGCCAACTGATCAGCATGCTGGTCGTGCCGGTGCCGATGATCGCCGCGTTGACCCTGGGCCTGCTGCTCGGTGAGCACCGGACGGTGTCGCTGGTGTGCCTGGCGCTGGTCATGGGCACGGGCACCTGGTTACGTCGCTTCGGGCCGCGCGGCCTGATGTGCGGGTTCCTGCTGTTCCTCGGTGACTTCCTGGGCTTCTTCCTGCGCGGCAGCGTCCCAGTCCGCGACCTGGGCTGGTTGGTCGCCGAACTGCTGGTGGGCCTGGCCACTGCGATCGCCGTCCGCTTCACGGTTTTCCGGCCGCGGCCCCGGGCGGCGCTGATCCGGACCCAGCGTTCCTACGCCGCCCGCTCCCGCCGCTTGGCGGCCCTGGCGTTGGAGACGTTCGACGACCCGCGCAAGGAGCCTCGGCTCAACCGGCAGCTGACCCGGCTGAACGAGGCCGCGCTGATGATCGACGCCCAGCTCGGCGACCCCGCCGCGACCCCGCACCCCGCGGCCGCCCAGGTGCTCCATCAACGGCTGTTCGACCTGGAGCTGGCGCTGAGCAACCTGGCCCGCCTGGCCACTGTGCTGGGCACGCTGCCGATGACTCCGATGCAGCGCAATCAGGTCCGCGCCGTGCTGGTCGCCGTCGTGGCCGACGACCTGCCCACCGCCCGGGAGGTGGCCGAGGAGCTCGGCCGCTCGCTGCGTCCGGTGCTGCCCACGCCAGACCGCGACGAGTCCGTCGAGGCCGTGGTGGCCTACCGGTTCGCTGATGCGGTGCGGTTGCTCGCCGAGGCGATGGCCGACTGGTTGGCGGCGGGCAGCACCGCCGACGCGGCCGGCTGCTTCACCCCGGCCGCGGCGCTGTTCGGTGGCTGGTTGCCGGGCTCGACCGTGGTCAGCGCGACCGCCTCGGAGGAGCCGGTTCGCCGCGGGGACGGGGTCGCACTGACCGTCCCGGTCCGAGCCGCCATCCAGGCGACGATCGCGGTGGGCCTGTCCATCGTCGTCGGCAGCATGCTCTCGGAGCGCCGCTTCTACTGGGCCGTGATCGCCGCGTTCGTCACGTTCACCGGGGCGAACACCTCCGCCGAGCAGATCCGCAAGGCGCTGTTCCGCGTCGCGGGAACGTTCTTCGGGATCATCCTTGGCTCGCTGGTCGTCGCCGTGCTCGGCACGAACGCATACGCCTCGGTGGGTGCGATCCTCGCGTCGGTCTTCCTCGGTTTCTACCTGATGCGGATCAGCTACGCGTTCCTGGTCGTGGGCATCACCGTGATGGTGTCCCAGCTCTACCTCGACCTCGGTGAGTTCTCCCACTCGCTGCTGGTGCTGCGGCTGGAGGAGACCGCGGTCGGCGCCGGTATCGCGATCCTGGTGGTGCTCCTCGTGGTGCCGCTGAACACCCACCGGGTCGTCCGACTGGCGCTGCGTCAGTACCTGGAGGCGCTGGGTTCGCTGGTGGCCGAGGCCGGCCGGATCCTGGTCGAGGGCGGCGGTTCCGAGCGCGTGCGCGGCGTTGCGCGGCGCATCGACGCAGCGCAGCAGGAGCTGATCGCGACCGCTCGGCCGGTGCGCCGCAGCGTGCTCGGGTCGCTGGACGAGGACACCGGCCGGCTGCTGCACCACGCCTCGGCCGCCGGGTACTTCGCCCGGAGCCTGGTCGTGGACCTGTCCGGCGTCGGGGCGCCGTCGCCGGACGACGGACTGATTCGGCCTGCCATGCAACGGCTCGAGGAGTCGGTTCAGGCGCTCACCACCGCGCTGGCCGGGGATTCCTCGCGGCCGTACGTCCGGGCCGCGGCGCTGCTGTCCCGGGCGGAGAATTCGCGTCGCACGGCGACCGGTGCATTCGGGGCGGAACGGCTGGCGCTGCGCAGCCTGCGCCTGCTTGACGGAGCGTTGGCGGCGGTTGCTCAGGCGTTGGGTGTGTCGGTTGAGGACCCGGAATCGGCGGAGCCGACGACAAGACCAGCGCGGTTGGTTCTCTGAACAACTCCCTGGCTGGGGCGTTGCTGGGCGCAATAAATGGGGAAGTGGTGGAAAACGGGGTTGACACCGTTCCCATGTCGTTAGCAGGCTAACGACTTTGGTCCGCAGAGCAGTGAGGTCGTGCATGGCCGCCGGTATCAGGGTGCCCGAACACGAGCGGGACGAGGTCGACTCGGCCGACCTCTGGCGTGCCTGGGACGAATTCGCGGCGGCCCTGCGCGCCGCGCGTGGCCGGGCCGCCCGCGAGACCCCGGACGGCCTGACCCACTCCCAGTACCGCCTGCTGTGCGCCGTCTCCGAGACCCCGCAGGCGCGATGCGGGCATCTGGCCGACCTGCTCGGGGTCGCGGCGCCGACCGTCACCCGGATGCTCTCCGGCCTGGAGAACGCCGGGTTCGTGGCCCGGGTGCCGGCGGCGGAGGACCGGCGCGGGGTGTGTGTGGGGCTGACCGAGACGGGCCGGACGGTGCTGGCGGCCAAGCAGGAGGTCGTCACCCGCAAGCGGCGGCTGCTCCACGAGTCGCTGAGCCTGGCCGAGCGTCGGCAGGCGACGGCGTTGTTCCGGCGCCTGGCCGAGGAGCTGGACGTCCTGTGACCCTCACTTCGTTCGTCAACAGGCGTCAATCGCCTGTGACCGCGCCGGCCAAACGCCCAAATCAACTGCTGACGCTGTTCGCGTTGGTCACCGCGTCGAGCGCCTACGCGCTGTCGCAGACCTTGGTCACCCCCGCGCTGCCACTGTTCCAGCGCGAGCTGCACACCACGGCAACCATGGTCACGTTCCTGCTGACCGCCTACCTGCTCGCGGCCTCGGTGGCCACCCCGATCGCCGGCCGACTCGGCGACATGTTCGGCAAGAAGCGCCTGCTCGTCGCCGTCCTGGGGCTGTTCGCCGCGGGTTCGTTGCTCGCGGCACTGTCGTCGACGATCGAGCTGATGATCGTGGCCCGGGTCATTCAGGGCGCCAGCGCGGCGATCTTCCCATTGTCCTACGGGATCATCCGCGACGAGTTCCCGCGCGAGCGGATGTCCACCGGCATCGGGCTGATCTCCG
This window harbors:
- a CDS encoding GntR family transcriptional regulator; the encoded protein is MPAKAATRADEIYARLRADILNGRLRPTQRLQFGELSRRYDASVGVLREVLFRLAEQGLVSAEPQLGFRVVALSEEDLVHLIEARVAIETILVRQAIEHGDLSWESAIVAAHHTMARIPTLTPDGEANPEWLDAHARYHQALLSASPNRRLRVIADGIRDADQLYRAWAGSLPKTEERTVAKEHRQILEAVLARDIDQAVRLLAGHIEASKHLRAACVRAAVAEHN
- a CDS encoding MarR family transcriptional regulator gives rise to the protein MPEHERDEVDSADLWRAWDEFAAALRAARGRAARETPDGLTHSQYRLLCAVSETPQARCGHLADLLGVAAPTVTRMLSGLENAGFVARVPAAEDRRGVCVGLTETGRTVLAAKQEVVTRKRRLLHESLSLAERRQATALFRRLAEELDVL
- a CDS encoding ABC transporter permease, producing MSRSPVAAVVREPLGAAGAAVLMLFVAAGVFGSVFAPYSATGVDVVSGRLSAPSWAHPFGTDQLGRDVLSRVLIGAGASLRVAVPAVAFAAALGVSAGLVAGYRRGWLDAVLMRAMDVLFAFPAILLAIAILAVRGPGPTNAAAAIGVVYTPIFARIARAGALSVRESGYVRAARSTGAGDGRILLRHVLPNVAGPVIVQVSVSLAFALLAEAALSFLGLGTQPPHPSWGGMLSDGRDYMAQAWWMAAFPGLAIVLVVLACNLLGDALRDALDPRERTS
- a CDS encoding FUSC family protein yields the protein MTETITRPGPHRHDAVARLRGDRLDRLLGSDPGLNRLLGAVHAVVSISLVLIVERVFVAVTGALQDSVGPGTPVAVIEANHARLVVALMLGAMICMVTTLSVVDAGARGQLISMLVVPVPMIAALTLGLLLGEHRTVSLVCLALVMGTGTWLRRFGPRGLMCGFLLFLGDFLGFFLRGSVPVRDLGWLVAELLVGLATAIAVRFTVFRPRPRAALIRTQRSYAARSRRLAALALETFDDPRKEPRLNRQLTRLNEAALMIDAQLGDPAATPHPAAAQVLHQRLFDLELALSNLARLATVLGTLPMTPMQRNQVRAVLVAVVADDLPTAREVAEELGRSLRPVLPTPDRDESVEAVVAYRFADAVRLLAEAMADWLAAGSTADAAGCFTPAAALFGGWLPGSTVVSATASEEPVRRGDGVALTVPVRAAIQATIAVGLSIVVGSMLSERRFYWAVIAAFVTFTGANTSAEQIRKALFRVAGTFFGIILGSLVVAVLGTNAYASVGAILASVFLGFYLMRISYAFLVVGITVMVSQLYLDLGEFSHSLLVLRLEETAVGAGIAILVVLLVVPLNTHRVVRLALRQYLEALGSLVAEAGRILVEGGGSERVRGVARRIDAAQQELIATARPVRRSVLGSLDEDTGRLLHHASAAGYFARSLVVDLSGVGAPSPDDGLIRPAMQRLEESVQALTTALAGDSSRPYVRAAALLSRAENSRRTATGAFGAERLALRSLRLLDGALAAVAQALGVSVEDPESAEPTTRPARLVL
- a CDS encoding ABC transporter ATP-binding protein: MTAAPALAVRDLVVEFATERGPARAVDGVSWDVRPGETLAVVGESGCGKSVGALAVLGLLPARGTTVRGRVEFAGTDLLTASPEELRAIRGRGIAMVFQDPMTALNPMLTIGRQLAEGMRLHLRLSRRAARDRAAELLAAVGVPDPVQRLGSHPHELSGGQRQRVLIAMALACEPTVLIADEPTTALDVTVQAQILALVADLQHRLGIALVWISHDLGVVAGIADRVAVMYAGRIVEDGPRETVYRTPRHPYTRALLDARPVLGRPRDTLAAIPGRPPDPADRPPGCAFRPRCPVAADPRCAMAVPELREVGPGHRAAVFYDLTERQTAGAGDE
- a CDS encoding dienelactone hydrolase family protein; the protein is MTIRTADGDMPAYRATPTGSPRGGVVVVQEAFGITSHIEDVAGRFAAAGYLALAPALFHRQGSPVLSYADMDPVRDVMAKLTGEGLRMDVAATLAALAADGQPARRCAVVGFCMGGSVTVAAAAEHALGAAVTFYGGGVREGRFGLAPLLELVGELHTPWLGLYGDRDTGIPAEQVEELRAAAAGSGVPTEVVRYPEAQHGFGCDDRPAVFDPTASADAWQRTFAWLDQHLRR
- a CDS encoding ABC transporter permease, with protein sequence MRIRQTLTFAWGGIAANKMRSMLTMLGIVIGVASVITLIAVGTGSQAAVQASISRLGSNTLYVLPMPTGNGGHGSALQQQIRRMLGIKSKADNSTHDQLPELRMDDVAALSDRKQVPDVAAAAPVVVLHNVVTLNGNSSHSTSVLLGTTANYFNIDADTVTAGRMFTDAENAAHAHVAVVGISVASDLVSGDPSDLVGKPIRIAGQPFTVIGILGSKGYSGQTDLDDKVVTPMTAAQDALYGYNPTGLSPLSAIAVAAASAGQTNAAQAEVQNLMDERDHVDAANSQVIVFNSAAILSASSSSNKTLTILLAAVAGISLLVGGIGVMNIMLVSVTERTREIGIRKAIGAQARAIVGQFLAEAVIVSMVGGLIGVGVGFVASRFTIIGIHPVIAPWSVYLALAVSVLTGLFFGLYPAQRAAALRPIEALRYE
- a CDS encoding ABC transporter permease gives rise to the protein MTRGFLARRLAATLAVLLGVSVGVFAIVHVVPGDPVRLALGTRFDPQTYAALRARAGLDRPLLSQYFHWLIGLLHGDLGISFRSEEPVADVIGGRLPATVSLAVAAVLVAALIAVPLGLASALRPRSALDRVASVLSQVGISVPDFWLGILTILLLAGHLRWLPAGGYVPLTRDPTRWARHLVLPAVCVGVVSGAVLTRFVRAAALDVLGEDHVRTARAKGLSEATVVRRHVLRNASVPVLTVAGVQLAYLLSGVVVVEIVFSWNGLGQLALQSVQSRDYPVLQGAVLLFAVVFLAVNLVVDVLYAVLDPRISLR
- a CDS encoding ABC transporter ATP-binding protein encodes the protein MSEPLLAVEGLHVHYPVRGRRGAVLRAVDGVSLAVERGETLGVVGESGCGKSTMALAMLRLIPATGGRVRFDGTEVTSARRRALGPLRRRTAVVLQDSAGALDPRASIGSSVAEPLEVHGLNRGRGARAARVAELLDLVGLDPGIAARRPHQLSGGQRQRVGIARALAAGPELLVCDEPVASLDVSVQARILNLLTELTRDLGLAGLFIAHDLAVVEHISDRVAVMYLGRVVEVGPAARLATDPLHPYTRALVAAVPDPEQGRAQAPPLVGAEAAGAVDLPSGCRFRTRCPQAFDRCVRDDPALHAVGGGSAVACHLFAADVP
- a CDS encoding ABC transporter substrate-binding protein — translated: MRTRSALAACLVGALVLTACGDFDAALRGPTPLVVAIGGEPDQLDPHKTTAYASFQVLENVYDTLVVPNADDSGFVPSLATSWSTSPDQLSWTFHLRGGVTFQDGKTLDAADVVWSLDRIIDQKLANAFRLKSIDRVVAVDPSTVRIDLKTPTPYLLAELGGFKGTAILPAGIDKRLDLARQTDGTGPFQLARQTAAGITLVPFRRYWGAGPFVSSVEFRFVSEPTTALVSLQTGEVDWTDNVPPQQVADLEHDEHVRLGQVPSLDYWYLAPNFARPPFDDPRVRRAIALGVDRPAIAEAAQPGLAQVLQTAIPAGNAWHSDYAPYTRDLPQARALLGAAGHPHLTMNVMVTTQYPETVQAAEVIAANLHEIGIDVKVDVEQFATWLDRESKGDFDTYLLGWLGNIDPFDFYQAQQTCGGVDNFGRYCDHATDDVLNAAATETDPGRRHDLYDQAAHRIVDANSYIYLYSPRVVQAWSPKLTGYQIRPDRAVDFETVRLAK